In one window of Calypte anna isolate BGI_N300 chromosome 1, bCalAnn1_v1.p, whole genome shotgun sequence DNA:
- the NTRK1 gene encoding high affinity nerve growth factor receptor, which translates to MPPPVWLYLTALLLPLPVPGLWGPCPPPCRCPRPGDLHCREPGTLSSLGRLLPSGGFTHLIIENQQMLTTLTRADTRLLRDLRSLTISRSGLQHISADAFLDTPRLSHVNLSFNALQSLSWKTFQHLPLVELVLVGNPLNCSCGLRWLQLWHNGSRAGLGNQSLGCWEGPVLVPLGNHPLHPCEPPRVHIDPPEVVLRQGDSINLTCHIAAEPPATGEWVVPEGGPELPTVTKISAWEIVLELSNVSSRLNHKDLTCRAENAVGLAEDSVSLNVTFPPIILLLQEAIPQHFWCIPFSVDANPLPSVRWLFNGSALPEGPYIHTRVVELEPNSTVLHGCLQLNRPTHVNNGNYTLLVHNPLGSAARSVQGRFMDNPFSFSPEEPIPVSLSPLGPSNNSLEGPVETTEEHTFGISVAVALAVFACLFLSLMLIVLNKCGHHSKFSINRSAVLAQEDDLAMSLHFMTLGSSPPSSLAEGKLGGLKSNFIENPQYFCDTCVHHVQRRDIVLKWELGEGAFGKVFLAECYNLLPEQEKMLVAVKVLKEVTESARVDFQREAELLTVLQHQHIVKFYGVCTEGEPLLMVFEYMKHGDLNRFLRSHGPDAAMLAQGQGQGLALGQMLQIAVQVASGMVYLASLHFVHRDLATRNCLVGHDLLVKIGDFGMSRDIYSTDYYRVGAGPMLPIRWMPPESILYRKFTTESDIWSFGVVLWEIFTYGKQPWYQLSNTEAIECITQGRELERPRACPAEVYSIMRSCWQRDPHQRQPIQEIHDHLQALLKSPPIYLDILG; encoded by the exons atGCCGCCCCCAGTTTGGCTCTACCTGACCGCGCTTCTCCTGCCCCTGCCCGTCCCCGGGCTTTGGGGTCCCTGCCCCCCACCCTGCCGCTGCCCCCGGCCCGGGGACCTGCACTGCCGGGAGCCCGGGACCCTCAGCAGTCTGGGTCGGCTGCTGCCCTCCGGGGGCTTCACCCACCT CATCATCGAGAACCAGCAGATGCTGACGACCTTGACCCGGGCTGACACCAGGTTGCTGCGGGACCTCAGGAGCCT CACCATCTCCAGGTCAGGACTGCAGCACATCTCTGCTGATGCCTTCCTGGACACCCCCAGACTCAGCCACGT GAATCTCTCCTTCAATGCCCTCCAAAGTCTCTCCTGGAAAACCTTCCAACATCTGCCCCTGGTGGAGCT GGTCCTGGTGGGGAACCCCTTGAACTGCTCCTGTGGGCTACGCTGGCTCCAGCTCTGGCACAACGGGagccgggctgggctgggcaaccagtccctgggctgctgggagggaccAGTACTGGTCCCACTGGGCaaccatcccctccatccctgtg AACCCCCGAGGGTCCACATCGACCCCCCCGAGGTGGTCCTGCGCCAAGGGGACAGCATCAACCTCACTTGTCACATCGCTGCCGAGCCACCAGCCACGGGGGAGTGGGTGGTCCCGGAGGGGGGACCCGAGCTGCCCACTGTCACCAAG ATCTCAGCCTGGGAAATCGTCCTGGAGCTCAGCAAcgtctcctccagactgaaccaCAAGGACCTGACCTGCAGGGCTGAGAatgctgtggggctggcagaggaCAGCGTGAGCCTGAATGTCACCT TCCCCCCCAtcatcctgctcctgcaggaagcCATCCCCCAGCACTTCTGGTGCATCCCCTTCTCAGTGGATGCCAACCCCCTCCCCAGCGTGCGCTGGCTCTTCAATGGCTCAGCTCTTCCCGAGGGTCCCTACATCCACACCCGGGTGGTGGAACTGGAGCCCAACTCCACCGTGCTCCATGGCTGCCTCCAACTCAACCGTCCCACCCACGTCAACAATGGCAACTACACCCTCCTGGTCCACAACCCCTTGGGCTCGGCCGCCCGCAGCGTCCAGGGACGCTTCATGGACAACCCCTTCAGCTTCAGCCCCGAGGAGCCCATTCCCG TGTCTCTGTCTCCGCTGG GCCCCAGTAACAACTCCCTGGAGGGGCCGGTGGAGACGACGGAAGAGCACACGTTTGGG atCTCGGTGGCCGTGGCTCTGGCTGTGTTCGcctgcctcttcctctccctcatGCTCATCGTACTCAACAAGTGTGGGCACCACTCCAAGTTCAGCATCAACC GCTCGGCAGTGCTGGCCCAAGAGGATGACCTGGCCATGTCCCTGCACTTCATGACCCTGGGCAGCAGCCCCCCCTCCTCCTTGGCCGAGGGCAAGCTGGGGGGGCTGAAGAGCAACTTCATCGAGAACCCTCAGTATTTCTGTGACACCT GCGTGCACCACGTCCAGCGTCGGGACATCGTCCTCAAGTGGGAGTTGGGTGAAGGAGCCTTTGGGAAGGTGTTTTTGGCTGAGTGCTACAACCTCCTGCCCGAGCAGGAGAAGATGCTGGTGGCTGTGAAG GTGTTGAAGGAAGTGACAGAAAGTGCCCGTGTGGATTTCCAGcgggaggcagagctgctgacagtgctgcagcaccagcacatCGTCAAGTTCTACGGTGTCTGCACCGAGGGGGAGCCCCTCCTGATGGTCTTCGAGTACATGAAACACGGGGACCTCAACCGATTCCTCAg GTCCCACGGTCCCGACGCGGCGATGCTGGcgcaggggcaggggcaggggctggCGCTGGGCCAAATGCTGCAGATCGCCGTCCAGGTGGCCTCTGGCATGGTTTACCTCGCCTCCCTCCACTTCGTGCACCGAGACCTGGCCACCCGCAACTGCCTGGTGGGTCACGACCTCCTGGTGAAGATCGGGGATTTTGGGATGTCCCGGGACATCTACAGCACCGACTATTACCGG GTGGGGGCAGGACCCATGCTGCCCATCCGCTGGATGCCCCCCGAGAGCATCCTCTACCGTAAGTTCACCACCGAGAGCGATATCTGGAGCTTCGGCGTGGTGCTCTGGGAGATCTTCACCTACGGGAAGCAGCCCTGGTACCAGCTCTCCAACACCGAG GCCATCGAGTGCATCACGCAGGGCCGGGAGCTGGAGCGGCCCCGCGCCTGTCCCGCAGAGGTTTACTCCATCATGCGGAGCTGCTGGCAGCGCGACCCCCACCAACGCCAGCCCATCCAGGAGATCCACGACCACCTCCAGGCCCTCCTCAAGAGCCCTCCCATCTACCTGGACATCTTGGGATGa
- the PEAR1 gene encoding LOW QUALITY PROTEIN: platelet endothelial aggregation receptor 1 (The sequence of the model RefSeq protein was modified relative to this genomic sequence to represent the inferred CDS: inserted 2 bases in 1 codon; deleted 1 base in 1 codon) codes for MVLRAMALAMQAWLLAALRPGDPNVCSYWESFPVTVKESFTKPHIVSSGEPCPAPXPLPCLHQRVVYHTEYRQSIRTEHRRRYQCCQGYYESREACVPRCSQECVHGRCVAPERCHCEPGWRGQDCSSECDERSWGPGCQRRCDCHHGAPCDPLSGTCFCPPGFADPQCRQPCPPGTYEQGCRLSCPCHHQAPCNASTGACLCPPGLAGPLCEEPCPEGTPCDTPCPCQNGGICHPPGSNTCICPHGWMGEICSVPCPPGRFGPGCRGECHCHNGGQCDPRGGQCQCAPGFTGEQCRERCPVGRFGQDCRESCDCAHGGQCFHVDGGCLCPHGFQGPRCQDPHCLPGLYGLGCQNRCLCHPQHSQSCHPLLGDCVCHPGWAGLFCNQSCPPGSFGVGCLQSCLCLHGGICDGTTGHCQCPPGYTDEHCSSLCPPDTFGVNCSGICSCQHALGCSPLDGSCLCKEGWHGPNCSAPCPPGTWGSGCNQSCDCAGGAPCDPQSGICRCPPGWQSPRCLQPCPNGTFGVGCRQRCDCAHADGCDAVTGQCHCLPGWTGLRCKQSCPPSFWGRGCHSSCSCLNGGTCSPRDGSCTCPPGYRGPTCQRPCPLGRYGPRCTLSCSCANGSACHPQNGSCLCPPGWGGPHCTQPTPEQPYTIVPAPPATHSSPGLVLSLVALVALLVAVVAVSLWYRHRQKGKASRHLAVAYMAGQTDTSDYVVPDVPPGHHPHYYSNPSYHTLSQCPPRDRAGAGKVTVTQRPFAPLGPVTLPPDWRHLGSPRGEHLERSYSHGWDQGDPEEKDPPSVGLGASASSLASENPYATIKEPPARGPPEGSYMEMKSPVRREMSYAEIGTPEETPPEESGPGLAEGVTPPVPRSHYDSPKNSHIPCHYDLPPPRYPPPSPPRDR; via the exons atGGTTCTGCGGGCCATGGCACTGGCCATGCAGGCCTGGCTGCTGGCCGCCCTCCGCCCCGGGGACCCCAATGTCTGCAGCTACTGGGAGAG CTTCCCAGTGACAGTCAAGGAGTCCTTCACCAAACCTCACATCGTGTCCTCTGGAGAACCCTGTCCAgcccc ccccctgccctgcctgcaccagAG GGTGGTGTACCACACCGAGTACCGGCAGAGCATCCGGACCGAGCACCGCCGGCGGTACCAGTGCTGCCAGGGCTACTACGAGAGCCGAGAGGCGTGTGTCC CGCGTTGCAGTCAGGAGTGTGTCCACGGGCGGTGCGTGGCACCCGAGCGGTGTCACTGCGAGCCGGGCTGGAGGGGACAGGACTGCTCCAGCG AGTGTGATGAGCGTTCCTGGGGGCCGGGCTGCCAGCGCCGCTGCGATTGTCACCACGGGGCCCCCTGTGACCCCCTGAGCGGGACCTGCTTCTGCCCCCCCGGCTTCGCCGACCCCCAGTGTCGCCAGCCGTGTCCCCCCGGCACCTACGAGCAGGGCTGTCGcctgtcctgtccctgccaCCACCAGGCCCCCTGCAATGCCTCCACCGGTGCCTGTCTCTGCCCCCCCGGGCTGGCCGGACCCCT CTGCGAGGAGCCCTGCCCCGAGGGGACCCCCTGTGacaccccctgcccctgccagaACGGGGGCATCTGCCACCCCCCCGGCTCTAACACCTGCATCTGTCCCCACGGCTGGATG GGGGAGATCTGCTCCGTGCCCTGCCCCCCCGGGCGCTTCGGGCCTGGCTGCCGGGGGGAGTGTCACTGCCACAACGGGGGACAGTGTGACCCCCGCGGGGGACAGTGCCAGTGTGCCCCCGGCTTCACCGGAGAGCA GTGCCGGGAGCGGTGCCCGGTGGGGCGGTTCGGGCAGGACTGCCGGGAGAGCTGCGACTGCGCCCACGGGGGACAGTGCTTCCACGTGGATGggggctgcctctgcccccaTGGCTTCCAGGGCCCCCGCTGCCAGGACCCCCACTGCCTGCCTGGCCTCTACGGCCTGGGCTGCCAGAACCGCTGCCTCTGCCACCCTCAGCACAGCCAGAG CTGTCACCCCCTCCTTGGGGACTGTGTCTGCCACCCGGGCTGGGCAGGGCTCTTCTGTAACCAGAGTTGTCCCCCGGGCTCCTTCGGGGTCGGCTGCCTCCAgtcctgcctctgcctgcacGGGGGAATCTGTGATGGGACCACCGGACACTGCCAGTGCCCCCCTGGCTACACG GATGAACACTGCTcctccctgtgc ccccccGATACTTTTGGGGTGAACTGCTCAGGGatctgctcctgccagcacgCCCTGGGCTGCTCCCCCCTTGATGGCTCCTGCCTTTGCAAGGAAG gCTGGCACGGCCCCAACTGCTCCGCCCCGTGCCCACCCGGCACTTGGGGTTCTGGCTGCAACCAGAGCTGTGACTGCGCCGGGGGGGCCCCCTGTGACCCTCAGAGTGGGATCTGCCGCTGCCCCCCCGGCTGGCAGAGCCCCcgctgcctgcagccctgcccg AACGGGACGTTCGGGGTGGGCTGCAGGCAGCGCTGTGACTGTGCCCACGCGGATGGCTGCGATGCGGTGACAGGGCAGTGCCACTGCCTGCCCGGATGGACAG GGCTGCGGTGCAAGCAGAGCTGCCCCCCCAGCTTTTGGGGACGGGGGTGTCACTCGTCCTGCTCCTGCCTTAACGGGGGCACCTGCTCCCCCCGGGATGGGTCCTGCACCTGCCCCCCCGGCTACCGGGGTCCCACCTGCCAGCGCC CCTGTCCCCTCGGCCGCTACGGCCCCCGCTGcaccctgagctgctcctgtgccAACGGCTCCGCCTGTCACCCCCAAAACggctcctgcctctgccccccCGGATGGGGGGGACCCCACTGCACCCAGC cgaCCCCTGAGCAGCCCTACACCATTGTGCCAGCACCCCCGGCAACCCACAGCTCCCCGGGGCTGGTGCTCAGCCTGGTGGCCCTGGTGGCCCTCTTGGTGGCCGTGGTGGCCGTGTCCCTGTGGTACCGGCACCGTCAGAAGGGGAAGGCGAGCAGGCACCTGGCTGTGGCTTACATGGCCGGACAGACGGACACCTCCGACTACGTGGTGCCAG ATGTGCCACCCGGACACCACCCACACTACTACTCCAACCCCAGCTACCACACGCTGTCCCAGTGCCCCCcgagggacagggctggggctggcaag gTCACTGTCACCCAGAGACCCTTCGCCCCCCTCGGCCCTGTGACGCTGCCACCCGACTGGAGGCACCTGGGGTCACCAAGGG GAGAGCACCTGGAGAGGAGTTACAGCCACGGCTGGGACCAGGGGGACCCCGAGGAGAAAG ACCCCCCCTCAGTGGGGCTCGGGGCCAGCGCCAGCTCCCTGGCCAGTGAGAACCCCTACGCCACCATCAAGGAGCCCCCGGCCCGCGGCCCCCCCGAGGGCAGCTACATGGAGATGAAATCCCCCGTGCGGAGGGAAATGTCCTACGCCGAGATTGGGACCCCTGAGGAGACCCCCCCGGAGG AGAGTGGCCCCGGGCTGGCTGAAGGCGTCACCCCCCCCGTACCCCGCAGCCATTACGACTCCCCCAAGAACAGCCACATCCCCTGTCACTACGACCTGCCCCCCCCCCGCTACCCCCCGCCATCCCCCCCCAGGGACCGCTGA